A window of Verrucomicrobiia bacterium genomic DNA:
TTCACCAGATCGACTCGACTCAGGAACCCCTCCGCGTCCTTCTCGACATCCTCAAGATTCTGGCGCGCCTGCCCAAACCCGCCATCAGCGACGGGACAACGACCTTTTCGGAGCAACTCGATCAGGCGGCTTCCTGAACTCCGCCTTTTCCCGCTCCCGTCCTTTTCCCCTCTCCGTCAACCCGGTCGTTCCCCGGCATGCCCTCCGATCGCCCGCGCCTGGTCTTCATGGGCACTCCCACTCTGGCCCGGACCGTCCTGTCCACGCTGGCGGACGAGACCCCTGGCGACATTGCACTTGTCGTTCCCCAGCCGGACAAGCCGCGCGGTCGCGGCCTCGCCTGCCAGCCGCCTCCCGTCAAGCAGGAGGCCGTCTCCCGCGGTCTCCCCATCGATCAGCCTTCATCCGCCAGGGATCCGGCCTTCCTCGACCGCCTCCGGGCCATCGCGCCCGACGTCATCGTTGTGGCGGCCTACGGCCAACTCCTCCCCCCGGACCTCCTCGCCATTCCCCGCCACGGCTGCCTCAATCTCCATACCTCCCTCCTCCCCCGCTGGCGCGGCGCCGCCCCCATTCAGTGGGCCATCCTCGCCGGCGACCGCCTGACCGGTGTCACCCTGATGCGCATGGACGCCGGACTCGACACCGGCGACATCCTCGCAACCTCGTCGATCCCGATCCAGGACACGGACACCAGCCAGACGCTCCATGATCGACTGGCGGACCTTGGCGCGTCCCTGCTTGTCCGGTCCCTCCCGGACTGGCTCGCCGGCCGTCTCCCGCCGGTGCCCCAGCCTGCCGAAGGCATCACGATCGCCCGCAAATTGACCAAGGAAGACGGTCGCCTGAACTGGTCCGAATCCTGCCTTGCCCTGGGGCGACGCATCCGTGCCCTGGATCCCTGGCCGGGCGCCTTCACCACCTTCCCGGATCCTGCCGGTCGTCCGCTCCTGCTCAAGATCTGGAGAG
This region includes:
- the fmt gene encoding methionyl-tRNA formyltransferase; protein product: MGTPTLARTVLSTLADETPGDIALVVPQPDKPRGRGLACQPPPVKQEAVSRGLPIDQPSSARDPAFLDRLRAIAPDVIVVAAYGQLLPPDLLAIPRHGCLNLHTSLLPRWRGAAPIQWAILAGDRLTGVTLMRMDAGLDTGDILATSSIPIQDTDTSQTLHDRLADLGASLLVRSLPDWLAGRLPPVPQPAEGITIARKLTKEDGRLNWSESCLALGRRIRALDPWPGAFTTFPDPAGRPLLLKIWRATPVPEQGPSGVVLRASGSELIVATGEGALRLDVLQREGRRPLPARDFLAGQTVREGQRLGGS